From the genome of Perca fluviatilis chromosome 8, GENO_Pfluv_1.0, whole genome shotgun sequence:
ctgtctctcacaaTAGGGAATTCCGATTGTGTTCAGCTTATGATTAATCAAGGCGCTTTCATGGAGGCCCATGACTGCCATTATGGGACACCGCTTCACGTAGCCTGTGCAAGGCAACATTTTGACTGTGCAAAAGTTCTCCTCATTGCAGGTGAGTTTGTCCCCTGCACACCAGAGCTAGGTAAAATTAAGTTTCACAATATTTTGGGGTCAGAACCTGGATTTAGATTATACACCATTTTAATGTGATATTTTGGTTGTGACTATCTGTgcttttatatataattttattcacCATGTGAAACTATTGATATCACTGTAAGAAGGTTTGTTTTTgtaaggatttatttttttaaatcaccttTATATAATGTTGATTGAGATTATTTAAATAATGGTAATTATATCTATTTTAAAGTATTATGTTTGTAGATAGGTAACTGTGCACGTTGCCTATAGTGTGTGTAGAGCGAACTGCTAAATCTATTACTTTATAATGTGATTATTACAGTATGGCATTTATAATGAGTATATAAACCCCAATGGCACAAACAGGAGAAGTacttctctctctcatacagTATTACATGTCTTTCTTTCCCAAAGGGGCAAATGTGAATGCTGCCAAGATACATGAGACGGCCCTTCATCATGCAGCCAAATCAAAAAGCATTGACCTGATTGATCTACTCGTGGAGTTTGGGGGGAACGTGTACGCCAGAGATAACCTGAACAAAAAACCCATCCACTACACGAGTCCAGGATCTCCCCCTTATCTCTGCCTTGAGTTCTATGAGAGTaagtttgtttatttaaagtgtGCATCCTGTCACTGCTagtatatacataatataagaGTAGATACAATGTAATCTCTGTTATTTTCTCTTTCGTAGATACCCCCCTCAGTCTACAGCAGATCAGCAGAGTGGCTGTGAGAGGGGCGCTCGGCACAAGAGCATCTGAAGTTGTTTTCAAACTGGGCTTGCCCAAACGCATCATAAGTTTTCTTTCTTACATGCCACCTCCAGTTATCGAAATTTAAGCACCAATGGGAAGCTTAACAGTATACTAATATttatgcattaaaatgtctaaaaaatattattttataaatgtatattttaagtTGCGTACTTAAATTATCCAAAATGTTTCTAACAATGTTCAAACCTAGAGGaatctgtcattttaatcaATGACACTGATCATGTCTTTTGGTCGCCTGTCAATGGCGTTAAATAACCTTTGACCCTCTAATTGCTCTAACTTCTGTCAAAACACGGGAAACACCAGATGATATATTCAAGAGTAATTCTATATCATACAATGTCAAAGGATTGTACTCAGTAACAGTAATACAGCATTCTTTTGCTACAAAGCATAATTTTTATATTCACTACATGCCgttttgcaacacagtaatacagtaaAGAcctaatttattaatatatttcaatattgATCCAGCTTACTACAGCGTGCTACATTGACAAGTTGCTAATGCTTGGTGGCTAAACCGTACCATAACGTTATAAGGTTACAACAACGTTGAACTCGCTCAtatagttatttttagtatgattgtttttaGTGTGGTTAACAGTGCTAGGCTTACCCATGAATAAAGTAGCCACGTAACATTAGCTGTATGGGTAGTTGACTAATCTAATGCTAAGTTAGCCAGAGGAGACACTGACatgaaatatattgtgatattgtggTTTTAGTGGCTGTCTAATGTtcgcttgcttgcttgctgacaGTAAGCTACCACCACAAATAGAATCTAAGTAAttatgtgggaaacactgcagctATGCCATGAATAAACGTAATGTGAATAAAACAATAGATTAAAAACGTCTATGAACAGATACATTTTCATCAGCAATGGTGGTTAACAATGAAGACAACAACTCCCATGATCCCACGCAACTTCACCAAGTCATTAAAAGCCGTGTTTACATCAATGGTTTTGATTGAGCTGCAGGAAAATTACATATCGTTTAAGATGCAGCTCTTATAAAGTTAAATCTAGACTAGTTATGTCTGATGGCTCTGTGGATCTCTCTCCTAAAAGTCATACAGGTACAGGTTGTTCAAAGTTGCAGAAGTGCAGCACAGATGAAATTTCTTGATACTGCCAAACTAGTAGGGTACAGAGAGATTTCATAACTTAAATAATCAGACTGTTTACCCAAGCAAATTAGACAGCTTATCAAGAGGTTCTGTCAGCAAACAACTACCTGCTTACAAATCC
Proteins encoded in this window:
- the asb13b gene encoding ankyrin repeat and SOCS box protein 13, which codes for MEITRNRPSLYGEIAHGLGFWTGRSAVHEAAAQGRALQLQQLIEGGAAVNIVAVDSITPLHEACIQGQTQCVRLLLDAGAQVDARNIDGSTPLCDACAAGSLECVKLLLEYGATVNPQLFTFSPLHEACMGGNSDCVQLMINQGAFMEAHDCHYGTPLHVACARQHFDCAKVLLIAGANVNAAKIHETALHHAAKSKSIDLIDLLVEFGGNVYARDNLNKKPIHYTSPGSPPYLCLEFYENTPLSLQQISRVAVRGALGTRASEVVFKLGLPKRIISFLSYMPPPVIEI